The following proteins come from a genomic window of Gossypium raimondii isolate GPD5lz chromosome 5, ASM2569854v1, whole genome shotgun sequence:
- the LOC105767956 gene encoding villin-1 isoform X2 produces MAFYSKDVDPVFHGAGAKPGLEIWCIEKLRLVPVPKSSIGKFYSGSAYVVLSTSVLKSGPTQHDIHYWLGNDANEVDSALASDKALELDAALGSCAVQYREVQGQETEKFLSYFKPCIIPVEGVFTTQEGALNGDTYQVTLLTCKGDHVAHVKEVPFSRSSLNHNDVFILDTASKIFLFCGCNSSIQERAKSLEVVQYIKENKHSGKCEVATIEDGKLVGDSDVGEFWSLFGGYAPIPRDSALGGPQQVDSPVILFWISLQGKLSQIGSDSLEKDMLEKNKCYMLDCGAEVFVWMGRNTLITERKTSISAAEDFLRKQERSNGTHLTFLTEGLETSIFKSYFNSWPQTAETKLYDEGREKVAAIFKHQGYEVKELPEEDVQSYINCRGTLKVWRVNGHELSLLPASEQTKLYSGDCYIVQYTYPGTERDESLFYAWLGQGSVLEDRADAVFHMDAIVDSARGDPVMAQIAQNKEPLQFFLIFQTLIVYKGGISAGYKKFVAETGVDDYTYDEKKTALFRVQGTGPENMQAIQVDHVSSSLNSSYCYILQSGTSVFTWIGNLTSSKDHDLLDRMIELINPAWQPISVREGSEPDSFWSSLGGKTEYPREKEMKKFIEDPHLFKFTCTEGDFKVKEIYSFTQDDLTTEDVLVLDCHKEIYVWIGRHSTIKSKQEALNLGLKFLQTNILEEELSLEAPIYVVTEGHEPPFFTCFFEWDPSKANMHGNSFERKLATLKGKTSSGTAPSRNALKPRSREATPDGLRSRSSSSNGWERSFSPASTVSGSHLKFSDNYSVSSPTPVARKLFTGSSPYQDSPVIEPSSPSTNENSHQIDANETSANSLIYPYQRLTVSSTEPVSGIDVTKREAYLSEEEFAEKIGMPKGAFYKLPKWRQNKLKMAVDLF; encoded by the exons ATGGCTTTTTACAGTAAAGACGTTGATCCAGTATTCCACGGAGCAGGGGCAAAACC TGGTTTAGAAATCTGGTGCATTGAGAAACTGCGGTTGGTTCCAGTTCCAAAATCCTCGATTGGAAAATTCTACTCTGGAAGTGCATATGTCGTTTTAAGC ACAAGTGTGCTAAAAAGTGGTCCTACACAGCACGACATACATTATTGGCTTGGAAATGATGCAAACGAG GTAGACTCAGCCTTGGCTTCAGACAAAGCGCTGGAATTAGATGCAGCGCTGGGGTCATGTGCCGTTCAGTATAGAGAAGTTCAAGGCCAAGAAACAGAGAAAttcttatcatattttaaacCTTGTATTATTCCTGTTGAAGGAGTGTTTACAACACAGGAAGGGGCTTTGAATGGGGACACATACCAAGTCACCTTGTTAACATGCAAGGGAGATCATGTCGCTCATGTTAAAGAA GTTCCTTTTTCTCGATCATCCTTGAATCACAATGACGTATTCATTCTTGACACTGCATCAAAAATTTTCCTCTTTTGTGGTTGCAACTCTAGCATCCAAGAAAGGGCTAAATCTTTGGAGGTTGTTCAGTATATCAAGGAGAATAAGCACTCTGGAAAATGTGAAGTGGCAACTATAG AGGATGGAAAATTGGTTGGTGATTCTGATGTTGGTGAATTCTGGAGTTTATTTGGTGGCTATGCACCGATTCCCCGGGACTCAGCTTTGGGTGGTCCGCAACAAGTTGATAGTCCTGTAATATTATTTTG GATAAGTCTTCAGGGGAAACTATCTCAAATCGGAAGTGATTCACTGGAAAAAGATATGCTTGAGAAAAACAAGTGCTATATGCTAGACTGTGGCGCTGAAGTTTTTGTCTGGATGGGAAGAAACACCTTAATAACGGAACGAAAGACATCAATTTCAGCTGCAGAG GATTTCCTCAGAAAACAAGAGAGGTCAAATGGGACTCACTTAACATTTTTAACTGAGGGATTAGAAACTTCGATTTTTAAATCCTACTTTAATAGTTGGCCTCAAACTGCCGAGACCAAGCTGTATGATGAAGGGCGAGAAAAAGTGGCAG caATATTCAAGCACCAGGGTTATGAAGTGAAGGAGCTTCCTGAAGAAGACGTCCAGTCTTATATAAATTGCAGAGGCACCCTGAAG GTTTGGAGGGTAAATGGTCATGAACTGTCTCTACTTCCAGCTTCAGAACAGACAAAGCTCTACAGTGGGGATTGCTATATTGTGCAGTATACATATCCTGGAACTGAAAGGGATGAGAGTTTATTTTATGCATGGCTTGGTCAGGGCAGTGTACTG GAAGACAGAGCTGATGCTGTCTTCCATATGGATGCTATTGTTGATTCAGCCAGAGGGGATCCAGTAATG GCCCAGATTGCTCAAAATAAGGAGCCACTTCAGtttttccttattttccagACATTAATTGTTTATAAG GGAGGTATTAGTGCTGGATACAAAAAATTTGTTGCTGAAACTGGAGTTGATGATTATACTTATGATGAGAAAAAGACTGCTCTTTTTCGCGTCCAAGGAACAGGTCCAGAAAACATGCAAGCTATCCAGGTTGATCAT GTTTCAAGCTCCCTGAATTCATCCTACTGTTACATCCTGCAAAGTGGAACATCTGTCTTCACTTGGATTGGGAATCTCACCTCAAGCAAAGACCACGATCTTCTTGATAGAATGATTGAGCTGATTAAT CCAGCATGGCAACCCATATCAGTGAGGGAAGGAAGCGAACCAGATAGTTTCTGGAGTTCACTTGGTGGAAAGACGGAGTATCCAAGAGAAAAGGAGatgaaaaaatttatagaaGATCCACATTTGTTCAAATTTACCTGTACTGAAG GTGATTTCAAG GTTAAAGAGATATATAGCTTCACTCAAGATGATTTAACAACTGAAGATGTATTAGTGCTGGATTGCCATAAAGAAATATATGTTTGGATTGGACGCCACTCGACTATTAAATCAAAGCAAGAAGCCCTTAACTTGGGTCTG AAATTCCTTCAAACAAACATTCTGGAAGAAGAACTTTCTTTGGAGGCTCCTATATATGTTGTTACAGAAGGGCATGAACCACCATTCTTCACATGTTTTTTTGAATGGGATCCCTCGAAGGCAAAT ATGCATGGCAATTCATTTGAGCGGAAGCTAGCTACCTTGAAGGGAAAAACATCGAGTGGAACT GCACCATCCAGAAATGCACTAAAACCGCGCTCCAGGGAAGCTACCCCAGATGGCTTAAGAAGCAGATCTAGCAGTTCAAATGGATGGGAAAGAAGTTTTTCTCCAGCATCAACAGTATCAGGTTCACATTTGAAGTTTTCTGACAACTATAGTGTATCCAGTCCAACTCCAGTTGCCAGGAAGCTCTTTACGGGATCCTCTCCTTATCAAG ATTCTCCCGTAATAGAGCCAAGCTCCCCTTCAACGAATGAGAACTCACACCAGATCGATGCAAACGAGACTAGTGCAAATTCATTAATATATCCTTATCAAAGATTGACAGTGTCGTCAACTGAACCAGTCTCAGGCATAGATGTGACCAAAAGAGAG GCATACTTGTCTGAGGAAGAGTTTGCAGAAAAAATTGGCATGCCAAAGGGGGCCTTCTATAAACTACCTAAATGGAGACAAAACAAGCTCAAGATGGCAGTCGATCTTTTTTAA
- the LOC105767956 gene encoding villin-1 isoform X1, which translates to MAFYSKDVDPVFHGAGAKPGLEIWCIEKLRLVPVPKSSIGKFYSGSAYVVLSTSVLKSGPTQHDIHYWLGNDANEVDSALASDKALELDAALGSCAVQYREVQGQETEKFLSYFKPCIIPVEGVFTTQEGALNGDTYQVTLLTCKGDHVAHVKEVPFSRSSLNHNDVFILDTASKIFLFCGCNSSIQERAKSLEVVQYIKENKHSGKCEVATIEDGKLVGDSDVGEFWSLFGGYAPIPRDSALGGPQQVDSPVILFWISLQGKLSQIGSDSLEKDMLEKNKCYMLDCGAEVFVWMGRNTLITERKTSISAAEDFLRKQERSNGTHLTFLTEGLETSIFKSYFNSWPQTAETKLYDEGREKVAAIFKHQGYEVKELPEEDVQSYINCRGTLKVWRVNGHELSLLPASEQTKLYSGDCYIVQYTYPGTERDESLFYAWLGQGSVLEDRADAVFHMDAIVDSARGDPVMAQIAQNKEPLQFFLIFQTLIVYKEALQYLILPFLFHDIKGGISAGYKKFVAETGVDDYTYDEKKTALFRVQGTGPENMQAIQVDHVSSSLNSSYCYILQSGTSVFTWIGNLTSSKDHDLLDRMIELINPAWQPISVREGSEPDSFWSSLGGKTEYPREKEMKKFIEDPHLFKFTCTEGDFKVKEIYSFTQDDLTTEDVLVLDCHKEIYVWIGRHSTIKSKQEALNLGLKFLQTNILEEELSLEAPIYVVTEGHEPPFFTCFFEWDPSKANMHGNSFERKLATLKGKTSSGTAPSRNALKPRSREATPDGLRSRSSSSNGWERSFSPASTVSGSHLKFSDNYSVSSPTPVARKLFTGSSPYQDSPVIEPSSPSTNENSHQIDANETSANSLIYPYQRLTVSSTEPVSGIDVTKREAYLSEEEFAEKIGMPKGAFYKLPKWRQNKLKMAVDLF; encoded by the exons ATGGCTTTTTACAGTAAAGACGTTGATCCAGTATTCCACGGAGCAGGGGCAAAACC TGGTTTAGAAATCTGGTGCATTGAGAAACTGCGGTTGGTTCCAGTTCCAAAATCCTCGATTGGAAAATTCTACTCTGGAAGTGCATATGTCGTTTTAAGC ACAAGTGTGCTAAAAAGTGGTCCTACACAGCACGACATACATTATTGGCTTGGAAATGATGCAAACGAG GTAGACTCAGCCTTGGCTTCAGACAAAGCGCTGGAATTAGATGCAGCGCTGGGGTCATGTGCCGTTCAGTATAGAGAAGTTCAAGGCCAAGAAACAGAGAAAttcttatcatattttaaacCTTGTATTATTCCTGTTGAAGGAGTGTTTACAACACAGGAAGGGGCTTTGAATGGGGACACATACCAAGTCACCTTGTTAACATGCAAGGGAGATCATGTCGCTCATGTTAAAGAA GTTCCTTTTTCTCGATCATCCTTGAATCACAATGACGTATTCATTCTTGACACTGCATCAAAAATTTTCCTCTTTTGTGGTTGCAACTCTAGCATCCAAGAAAGGGCTAAATCTTTGGAGGTTGTTCAGTATATCAAGGAGAATAAGCACTCTGGAAAATGTGAAGTGGCAACTATAG AGGATGGAAAATTGGTTGGTGATTCTGATGTTGGTGAATTCTGGAGTTTATTTGGTGGCTATGCACCGATTCCCCGGGACTCAGCTTTGGGTGGTCCGCAACAAGTTGATAGTCCTGTAATATTATTTTG GATAAGTCTTCAGGGGAAACTATCTCAAATCGGAAGTGATTCACTGGAAAAAGATATGCTTGAGAAAAACAAGTGCTATATGCTAGACTGTGGCGCTGAAGTTTTTGTCTGGATGGGAAGAAACACCTTAATAACGGAACGAAAGACATCAATTTCAGCTGCAGAG GATTTCCTCAGAAAACAAGAGAGGTCAAATGGGACTCACTTAACATTTTTAACTGAGGGATTAGAAACTTCGATTTTTAAATCCTACTTTAATAGTTGGCCTCAAACTGCCGAGACCAAGCTGTATGATGAAGGGCGAGAAAAAGTGGCAG caATATTCAAGCACCAGGGTTATGAAGTGAAGGAGCTTCCTGAAGAAGACGTCCAGTCTTATATAAATTGCAGAGGCACCCTGAAG GTTTGGAGGGTAAATGGTCATGAACTGTCTCTACTTCCAGCTTCAGAACAGACAAAGCTCTACAGTGGGGATTGCTATATTGTGCAGTATACATATCCTGGAACTGAAAGGGATGAGAGTTTATTTTATGCATGGCTTGGTCAGGGCAGTGTACTG GAAGACAGAGCTGATGCTGTCTTCCATATGGATGCTATTGTTGATTCAGCCAGAGGGGATCCAGTAATG GCCCAGATTGCTCAAAATAAGGAGCCACTTCAGtttttccttattttccagACATTAATTGTTTATAAG GAGGCCCTCCAATACTTGATCTtgccttttttatttcatgatatAAAGGGAGGTATTAGTGCTGGATACAAAAAATTTGTTGCTGAAACTGGAGTTGATGATTATACTTATGATGAGAAAAAGACTGCTCTTTTTCGCGTCCAAGGAACAGGTCCAGAAAACATGCAAGCTATCCAGGTTGATCAT GTTTCAAGCTCCCTGAATTCATCCTACTGTTACATCCTGCAAAGTGGAACATCTGTCTTCACTTGGATTGGGAATCTCACCTCAAGCAAAGACCACGATCTTCTTGATAGAATGATTGAGCTGATTAAT CCAGCATGGCAACCCATATCAGTGAGGGAAGGAAGCGAACCAGATAGTTTCTGGAGTTCACTTGGTGGAAAGACGGAGTATCCAAGAGAAAAGGAGatgaaaaaatttatagaaGATCCACATTTGTTCAAATTTACCTGTACTGAAG GTGATTTCAAG GTTAAAGAGATATATAGCTTCACTCAAGATGATTTAACAACTGAAGATGTATTAGTGCTGGATTGCCATAAAGAAATATATGTTTGGATTGGACGCCACTCGACTATTAAATCAAAGCAAGAAGCCCTTAACTTGGGTCTG AAATTCCTTCAAACAAACATTCTGGAAGAAGAACTTTCTTTGGAGGCTCCTATATATGTTGTTACAGAAGGGCATGAACCACCATTCTTCACATGTTTTTTTGAATGGGATCCCTCGAAGGCAAAT ATGCATGGCAATTCATTTGAGCGGAAGCTAGCTACCTTGAAGGGAAAAACATCGAGTGGAACT GCACCATCCAGAAATGCACTAAAACCGCGCTCCAGGGAAGCTACCCCAGATGGCTTAAGAAGCAGATCTAGCAGTTCAAATGGATGGGAAAGAAGTTTTTCTCCAGCATCAACAGTATCAGGTTCACATTTGAAGTTTTCTGACAACTATAGTGTATCCAGTCCAACTCCAGTTGCCAGGAAGCTCTTTACGGGATCCTCTCCTTATCAAG ATTCTCCCGTAATAGAGCCAAGCTCCCCTTCAACGAATGAGAACTCACACCAGATCGATGCAAACGAGACTAGTGCAAATTCATTAATATATCCTTATCAAAGATTGACAGTGTCGTCAACTGAACCAGTCTCAGGCATAGATGTGACCAAAAGAGAG GCATACTTGTCTGAGGAAGAGTTTGCAGAAAAAATTGGCATGCCAAAGGGGGCCTTCTATAAACTACCTAAATGGAGACAAAACAAGCTCAAGATGGCAGTCGATCTTTTTTAA
- the LOC105767957 gene encoding vacuolar cation/proton exchanger 3, with protein MEPAGEFYHMENGGDQSKKAAMGKESWNNGIRTAQTMSNSLLRKKSDPLLVSKLRFQMLRQFLANLQEVILGTKLAVLFPAIPLAIAADFYKFGRHWIFALSLLGLTPLAERVSFLTEQIAYYTGPTVGGLLNATCGNATELIIALFALYRSKIHVLKYSLLGSILSNLLLVLGSSLLCGGLANLKKEQRYDRKQADVNSSLLLLGLLCHMLPLMSRYAAAPGVLIADSTLQLSRASSILMLVAYIGYIIFQLKTHRQIFDSLQEDEEEEEEEEKAVIGFWSAFSWLVGMTLIIALLSEYVVGTIEAASESWGISVSFISIILIPIVGNAAEHAGAIIFAFKNKLDISLGVALGSATQISMFAVPLCVVVGWMMRVRMDLDFSLLETASLALTILVVAFTLQDGTSHYMKGIVLCLCYTAIAACFFVLKIPAPLDQTNVKLGLKPSTGISA; from the exons ATGGAACCGGCAGGAGAGTTTTATCATATGGAGAATGGAGGAGATCAGTCTAAGAAGGCTGCGATGGGTAAAGAATCATGGAACAATGGGATTCGGACAGCTCAAACCATGTCGAATTCACTTTTGCGGAAGAAATCCGACCCCTTGCTGGTTTCCAAGCTTCGGTTTCAGATGCTTCGACAGTTCTTAGCAAATTTGCAGGAGGTCATTCTTGGTACGAAGCTTGCTGTTCTCTTCCCCGCCATCCCTTTGGCCATTGCTGCTGATTTCTACAAGTTCGGGAGA CATTGGATATTTGCCTTGAGTTTGCTTGGACTTACGCCGCTTGCCGAGCGAGTCAGCTTCCTCACCGA ACAAATTGCATACTACACCGGTCCAAcgg TTGGAGGATTATTGAATGCAACATGTGGAAATGCAACAGAGCTGATAATAGCTTTATTTGCTCTCTACCGAAGCAAAATACATGTCCTCAAGTACTCTCTTCTGGGTTCCATTCTCTCCAATCTCCTCCTTGTTCTTGGCTCCTCTCTCCTTTGTGGAGGCCTAGCCAACCTCAAAAAGGAACAACGATATGACAGG AAGCAAGCAGATGTGAACTCTTCGCTGCTGTTGCTGGGATTGCTTTGCCACATGTTGCCATTGATGTCTCGATACGCGGCAGCGCCAGGGGTTTTGATTGCTGACTCTACACTTCAGCTGTCAAGAGCAAGTAGCATTCTTATGCTTGTGGCTTATATCGGATATATCATCTTCCAGCTTAAAACTCATAGGCAGATTTTCGACTCTCTTCAG GaagacgaagaagaagaagaggaggaaGAAAAGGCAGTGATAGGATTTTGGAGTGCATTTAGCTGGTTGGTTGGTATGACTCTCATCATAGCTTTGTTATCTGAGTATGTGGTGGGCACAATTGAG GCTGCATCAGAATCTTGGGGCATTTCTGTTAGCTTTATCAGCATCATTTTGATACCTATTGTGGGGAATGCTGCCGAACATGCTGGAGCCATCATCTTTGCTTTTAAGAATAAATTG gatATATCTCTGGGTGTTGCTTTGGGTTCTGCAACTCAAATATCTATGTTTGCT GTTCCCTTATGTGTTGTGGTTGGCTGGATGATGAGAGTCCGAATGGACCTTGATTTCAGTCTTCTTGAAACTGCTTCTCTTGCCTTAACAATCCTTGTTGTAGCCTTCACTTTGCag GATGGAACTTCACACTACATGAAAGGAATAGTTCTTTGCCTCTGTTACACTGCCATTGCCGCATGcttttttgttcttaaaattCCAGCCCCTTTGG ATCAAACTAATGTAAAGCTGGGACTCAAACCATCAACTGGTATCTCAGCCTAG
- the LOC105767959 gene encoding E3 ubiquitin-protein ligase AIRP2 isoform X2 has protein sequence MRLSYSPAAQFFLFLVQWTDCQLAGALGLLRILIYMTYADGKTTMSVYERKASIREFYAVIFPSLLQLQKGITSLEDRKQKEVCTMRYRKKDESERGKLSEIDLEREEECGICLEMSSMVVLPNCTHSLCLKCYRDWHGRSQSCPFCRDSLKRVNSCDLWIYTEKSEIIDLSLILRENSNRLFMYIDKLPLIVPDPVFVPYDVHVR, from the exons ATGAGACTGTCTTACAGCCCTGCAGCTcagtttttccttttccttgttCAGTGGACCGACTGCCAACTAGCCGGTGCCCTTGGTTTGCTCCGGATACTTATTTATATG ACCTATGCCGATGGCAAGACCACCATGTCTGTGTATGAGAGGAAAGCCAGCATTAGAGAGTTTTATG CGGTAATATTCCCGTCTTTATTGCAACTTCAAAAAGGCATTACCAGTTTGGAAGATAGGAAACAGAAAGAAGTGTGTACCATGAGGTACCGTAAGAAGGATGAATCCGAGAGGGGGAAACTCTCTGAAATTGACTTAGAAAGGGAAGAAGAGTGTGGGATTTGCTTGGAGATGAGCAGCATGGTTGTTTTGCCTAACTGTACCCATTCTCTGTGTTTGAAGTGCTATCGGGATTG GCACGGCCGGTCTCAGTCATGTCCCTTCTGTCGGGACAGTCTCAAAAGGGTCAACTCATGTGACCTTTGGATTTACACCGAGAAGAGCGAGATCATTGATTTGTCACTGATATTGAGAGAGAATTCTAATAGGCTCTTCATGTACATTGATAAATTGCCACTTATTGTCCCAGACCCTGTATTTGTTCCTTATGATGTTCATGTTAGGTGA
- the LOC105767959 gene encoding E3 ubiquitin-protein ligase AIRP2 isoform X1, with protein MGKLSFKDSLKALEADIQHANTLAFDYPREKDGARLQMRLSYSPAAQFFLFLVQWTDCQLAGALGLLRILIYMTYADGKTTMSVYERKASIREFYAVIFPSLLQLQKGITSLEDRKQKEVCTMRYRKKDESERGKLSEIDLEREEECGICLEMSSMVVLPNCTHSLCLKCYRDWHGRSQSCPFCRDSLKRVNSCDLWIYTEKSEIIDLSLILRENSNRLFMYIDKLPLIVPDPVFVPYDVHVR; from the exons ATGGGAAAGTTATCTTTTAAGGATTCACTAAAAGCGCTCGAAGCTGATATTCAACACGCCAATACTCT GGCTTTTGATTATCCGAGGGAGAAAGATGGAGCACGACTTCAAATGAGACTGTCTTACAGCCCTGCAGCTcagtttttccttttccttgttCAGTGGACCGACTGCCAACTAGCCGGTGCCCTTGGTTTGCTCCGGATACTTATTTATATG ACCTATGCCGATGGCAAGACCACCATGTCTGTGTATGAGAGGAAAGCCAGCATTAGAGAGTTTTATG CGGTAATATTCCCGTCTTTATTGCAACTTCAAAAAGGCATTACCAGTTTGGAAGATAGGAAACAGAAAGAAGTGTGTACCATGAGGTACCGTAAGAAGGATGAATCCGAGAGGGGGAAACTCTCTGAAATTGACTTAGAAAGGGAAGAAGAGTGTGGGATTTGCTTGGAGATGAGCAGCATGGTTGTTTTGCCTAACTGTACCCATTCTCTGTGTTTGAAGTGCTATCGGGATTG GCACGGCCGGTCTCAGTCATGTCCCTTCTGTCGGGACAGTCTCAAAAGGGTCAACTCATGTGACCTTTGGATTTACACCGAGAAGAGCGAGATCATTGATTTGTCACTGATATTGAGAGAGAATTCTAATAGGCTCTTCATGTACATTGATAAATTGCCACTTATTGTCCCAGACCCTGTATTTGTTCCTTATGATGTTCATGTTAGGTGA